A genomic stretch from Thauera sp. GDN1 includes:
- a CDS encoding helix-turn-helix domain-containing protein, translating to MKATEKLDVREIRRKLGLNQSQFWSKIGVTQSGGSRYESGRNIPRPVQALLRLVHVEQIDINKVKRDDVDVAEYLKATNPELYKTLKKEARAKRKER from the coding sequence ATGAAAGCCACCGAGAAACTGGATGTACGTGAGATCCGCCGCAAGCTGGGACTGAACCAGTCGCAGTTCTGGTCCAAGATCGGCGTGACCCAAAGCGGCGGTTCGCGCTACGAGAGCGGACGCAACATTCCGCGCCCCGTGCAGGCGCTGCTCCGCCTGGTCCATGTCGAGCAGATCGACATCAATAAGGTCAAGCGCGACGACGTGGATGTGGCCGAGTACCTGAAGGCCACCAACCCCGAGCTCTACAAGACGCTGAAGAAGGAGGCCCGCGCCAAGCGCAAGGAGCGCTGA
- a CDS encoding EH signature domain-containing protein, giving the protein MPAGLKDPVLDLRNSLRGALHDSFVAPVWGAPEVMHQALKEVKKRFDSAEASVSEKSIAASVWAFRRTGELESFRDLKYTCYGLTLRQGKDESTLLGDEKLYPALIDEVHGVTKEPRKFRKCYQGLLNSYLNFPADDSSTDVEKRNWEHLQNYLRKQLRLILTVEPVASWILVLKAHENLLKPNPCRRYAEGLRQGKWDELEELAQGLAISSASWVWKEAVLAHVQAVADIRADIAFRQELDLALHALEGKRVPLGDELRKTGTASLLRRYARCSDHPQHEALLDQALHCFGKPWLNRTAWDAYVGDEDALRLIDGWTKTGLIQDFFQLLADDGVADLSRMRFWPQFVPVISDIWFAMGSYAHDSRDPKYLKLRQRIGRERILKFAGSSYTNNAFIMRIGPFYLIEFGQKGRAAYLIHADRWREPLTPGASVQLAVHRLQSMGGEQMRHYPLPWEKTFCNVICPRIGWWPGSPPPKSTVRRTESLAGRPMESKKKSPSTQRDTAAGAAHDTEEDPFFAALMSRLESFGMKIEDLRPRGGCLWVRADSKDLALNRLLLGQGFTYSGGNGWWKK; this is encoded by the coding sequence ATGCCCGCTGGACTGAAAGACCCGGTTCTGGATCTTCGCAATAGCCTCCGTGGTGCGCTGCACGACAGTTTCGTGGCGCCGGTCTGGGGCGCACCGGAGGTCATGCACCAGGCGCTGAAAGAGGTGAAGAAGCGCTTCGACTCTGCTGAGGCAAGCGTCTCGGAGAAGTCGATCGCGGCATCAGTGTGGGCGTTCCGACGCACGGGAGAACTCGAGTCGTTCCGTGATCTGAAATACACCTGCTACGGTCTCACTCTCAGGCAGGGCAAGGACGAGAGCACGCTGCTTGGCGACGAGAAGCTCTACCCTGCCCTGATCGACGAAGTGCATGGCGTCACGAAGGAACCGCGCAAGTTCCGGAAGTGCTACCAGGGGCTTCTCAACAGTTACCTCAACTTCCCGGCCGACGACAGCAGCACGGATGTCGAGAAGCGAAACTGGGAACATTTACAGAACTACCTTCGAAAGCAGCTTCGACTGATCCTAACCGTCGAGCCCGTTGCCAGCTGGATTCTTGTCCTTAAAGCCCACGAGAACCTGCTAAAGCCCAACCCGTGCAGGCGTTACGCCGAGGGACTGAGACAAGGCAAATGGGATGAGCTGGAGGAGCTTGCACAAGGCTTGGCCATTTCCAGCGCATCCTGGGTCTGGAAGGAGGCCGTCCTGGCACACGTCCAGGCGGTGGCTGACATTCGAGCGGATATCGCTTTCCGACAAGAGCTCGATCTCGCGCTGCATGCCCTCGAGGGTAAGCGCGTCCCCCTGGGCGATGAGCTGCGCAAGACCGGAACAGCAAGCCTGCTCCGTCGGTACGCAAGATGTAGCGACCATCCTCAACACGAGGCGCTGCTCGACCAGGCACTGCATTGTTTTGGCAAGCCGTGGTTGAACCGTACCGCATGGGACGCGTACGTTGGAGATGAGGATGCCCTGCGTCTGATCGACGGCTGGACCAAGACCGGGCTCATCCAGGACTTCTTTCAGCTCCTTGCCGACGATGGCGTCGCAGACCTGTCCCGCATGCGCTTCTGGCCGCAGTTCGTGCCCGTCATCAGCGACATCTGGTTTGCAATGGGCTCGTATGCACACGACAGCCGCGACCCCAAGTATTTGAAGCTGCGTCAGCGGATCGGACGTGAGCGCATTCTGAAGTTCGCCGGCTCGAGCTATACGAACAACGCATTCATCATGCGTATCGGCCCGTTCTACCTGATCGAGTTTGGCCAGAAAGGCCGTGCCGCCTACCTCATCCACGCCGATCGGTGGCGGGAGCCACTGACCCCGGGCGCCAGCGTGCAGCTCGCTGTTCATCGCCTCCAGTCGATGGGCGGTGAGCAGATGCGTCACTATCCGCTTCCCTGGGAAAAGACCTTCTGTAATGTGATCTGTCCCCGCATCGGCTGGTGGCCAGGGTCACCCCCACCCAAGTCGACCGTTCGGAGAACGGAATCCCTGGCGGGTCGCCCGATGGAATCGAAAAAGAAAAGCCCGAGTACGCAACGCGACACAGCTGCCGGGGCCGCGCACGACACCGAGGAAGATCCATTTTTTGCCGCACTGATGTCGAGGCTCGAAAGCTTTGGAATGAAAATTGAAGATCTTCGGCCCAGAGGGGGATGTCTTTGGGTCAGGGCAGACTCCAAAGACCTGGCTCTCAACCGCCTCCTGCTTGGGCAAGGCTTCACTTATTCCGGCGGCAACGGTTGGTGGAAAAAATAG
- a CDS encoding HNH endonuclease: MSLATYADQFRRLKVNVAHDRASPHKICMLLAALDLARGGALTENCIEYAPPLLERYTMYFNAVRGPGDHPNPYFPFFHLAGSLRGGGESFWHLQPRPGRESVLDSMGTARTSRQVTENIDHAFLDPELFELVQDPTAVDALSAVLSETWFGRGLQDLDAVVGRTREINRYERLLRAPSGPALIAAEAVPSYVRDPAFRRVVTEIYDFRCAATGLRLVLRDGAAMVEAAHIHPFSETGDDDPRNGLARTPDMHWALDRYLIAPDTDFRWRVSPLLDPRIPDYRALTALEGKSLFLPREARMYPKREAIEWRLSRLGK; the protein is encoded by the coding sequence ATGAGTCTTGCCACCTACGCCGATCAATTCCGCCGGCTCAAGGTCAATGTGGCGCATGACCGTGCCAGCCCGCACAAGATCTGCATGCTGCTCGCCGCGCTTGATCTGGCGCGCGGGGGGGCGCTCACCGAGAACTGCATCGAATACGCACCGCCGCTGCTCGAACGCTACACGATGTACTTCAACGCGGTCCGGGGTCCGGGCGACCATCCCAATCCTTACTTTCCCTTCTTCCACCTCGCGGGGAGCTTGCGCGGTGGTGGCGAGAGTTTCTGGCACCTGCAACCCAGGCCTGGGCGCGAGTCCGTGCTGGACAGCATGGGCACGGCGAGAACGTCAAGGCAGGTGACCGAAAACATCGACCACGCCTTTCTCGATCCAGAGTTGTTCGAACTGGTTCAGGATCCGACAGCCGTCGATGCGCTGAGCGCCGTCCTGTCCGAGACGTGGTTTGGTCGTGGTCTCCAGGACCTCGACGCTGTGGTGGGTCGAACCCGGGAGATCAATCGTTATGAGCGTTTGCTCCGGGCCCCGAGCGGTCCGGCGCTCATCGCGGCCGAGGCGGTGCCGAGCTATGTACGCGATCCGGCCTTCAGGCGTGTCGTGACCGAGATCTACGATTTTCGCTGCGCGGCAACCGGATTGCGTCTTGTGCTGCGCGATGGTGCGGCGATGGTCGAGGCTGCGCACATCCATCCTTTCAGCGAAACTGGGGACGACGACCCGCGCAATGGGCTGGCGCGGACGCCCGACATGCACTGGGCGCTCGATCGTTATCTCATCGCGCCGGACACGGACTTCCGCTGGCGCGTGAGTCCGCTCCTTGATCCTCGCATTCCCGACTACCGCGCGCTGACTGCGCTGGAGGGCAAGTCGCTGTTCCTGCCACGCGAGGCGCGCATGTATCCGAAGAGGGAGGCAATCGAGTGGCGACTGTCGCGGTTGGGGAAATGA
- a CDS encoding HIT family protein has protein sequence MSKASCPFCALPAERILLLADEALVIRDAFPVSPGHTLVIPRRHIGSFFELTDAERACMVELLAKAKAELDLSFQPDGFNIGINDGAAAGQTVPHLHLNLIPRYRGDALDPRGGVRWVLPAKAKYWVE, from the coding sequence ATGAGCAAAGCGAGCTGCCCCTTCTGCGCGCTGCCTGCGGAGCGCATCCTGCTCTTGGCGGACGAGGCGCTGGTCATCCGCGACGCCTTTCCGGTGTCGCCGGGACATACCTTGGTCATCCCGCGTCGTCACATCGGATCCTTCTTCGAGCTGACCGACGCAGAGCGCGCCTGCATGGTCGAACTGCTTGCAAAGGCGAAGGCAGAGCTCGATCTCAGCTTCCAGCCCGACGGCTTCAATATCGGCATCAATGACGGTGCCGCTGCCGGGCAGACCGTCCCGCACCTGCATCTGAACCTCATTCCTCGTTACCGGGGCGATGCGCTGGATCCGCGCGGCGGCGTGCGCTGGGTGCTGCCTGCCAAAGCAAAGTATTGGGTCGAGTGA
- a CDS encoding nuclease-related domain-containing DEAD/DEAH box helicase, with protein sequence MAKICPALDTLRHDSGLYRELDVLDRLQQSLPDGYEVFHSVAWQTAHHGADRHGEIDLVVLAPSGNMLLVEVKAGELALIDGNLVKLYGQRERDVARQTRVQHAAMLNRLAEAGLHAHVTGCVVLPDYQVEEARIVSMPRERIIDANDYAHLGTRVRELLEHGGSRSDVESLRRFLGNVFKVSIDLQVLGDQVRQTTRRLADGLATWVPRIASPSGVVRIQATAGSGKTQLALRLLDDAAAAGQRALYVCFNRTLADHIGRIAAARTRVSSFHELCVEHWRRTQGEPDFTAAGIFQAVVERYGCDAQNFEALYDLVIIDEGQDFDPAWVASLLPQLKGDGRLFLLEDEAQRLYDLDGFDLDGAVSVRCNDNFRSPRAIVDVINALGLAEAAVEGRSPYVGELPTFRAYDDERGLRRETLAAVEALRERGIPLADIVVLSARGHGRSLLLKAAKLGAFGLRRFLGRYTADGEPVWSEGELLIESVHRFKGQSAMGVVLTEVDVEQLDQAARRRLFVGMTRAQLALEVVVSRAAEAALGEALA encoded by the coding sequence ATGGCGAAAATTTGCCCCGCGTTGGACACGCTCCGTCACGACTCTGGTCTCTACCGCGAACTCGATGTTCTCGATCGCCTGCAGCAGTCGCTGCCAGACGGGTACGAGGTCTTCCACAGCGTCGCATGGCAGACCGCGCATCACGGCGCGGATCGTCACGGCGAGATCGACCTCGTCGTCCTGGCCCCGAGCGGCAACATGCTGCTGGTCGAGGTCAAGGCCGGTGAGCTCGCGCTGATCGACGGCAATCTCGTCAAGCTCTACGGGCAACGCGAACGCGATGTCGCCCGCCAGACCCGAGTGCAGCATGCGGCCATGCTCAACCGCCTTGCCGAGGCCGGCCTGCATGCGCACGTCACGGGCTGTGTCGTCCTTCCCGATTATCAGGTGGAAGAGGCCCGCATCGTCTCGATGCCACGTGAGCGCATCATCGACGCGAACGACTACGCGCACCTTGGGACCCGTGTGCGAGAGCTGCTCGAACACGGCGGGAGTCGTAGCGACGTGGAATCGCTCCGCCGCTTCCTGGGCAACGTCTTCAAAGTCTCGATCGACCTGCAGGTGCTCGGTGACCAGGTGCGTCAGACGACCCGTCGCCTTGCCGACGGCCTTGCCACCTGGGTTCCGCGCATTGCCTCGCCATCCGGCGTGGTGCGCATCCAGGCGACGGCAGGTTCCGGCAAGACGCAGCTTGCGCTCCGCCTGCTCGACGATGCAGCGGCCGCAGGGCAGCGGGCCCTCTACGTCTGCTTCAACCGTACCCTGGCTGACCACATCGGCCGCATCGCGGCCGCGCGTACGCGGGTTTCGAGTTTTCACGAGCTCTGTGTGGAGCACTGGCGGCGTACGCAGGGTGAGCCGGACTTCACGGCAGCGGGCATCTTCCAGGCGGTCGTCGAGCGCTACGGCTGCGACGCACAGAACTTCGAGGCCCTGTACGACCTTGTGATCATCGATGAAGGGCAGGACTTCGACCCCGCCTGGGTCGCGAGCCTGCTGCCGCAGTTGAAAGGCGACGGGCGACTCTTTCTGCTCGAGGACGAGGCGCAGCGTCTTTACGATCTCGACGGCTTCGATCTCGACGGCGCGGTCAGCGTGCGCTGCAACGACAACTTCCGTTCGCCGCGCGCCATCGTCGATGTGATCAACGCGTTGGGCCTGGCGGAAGCAGCGGTTGAGGGGCGCAGCCCCTACGTGGGCGAGCTCCCGACGTTTCGCGCCTACGACGACGAGCGTGGCCTGCGCCGCGAGACGCTGGCGGCGGTGGAGGCCTTGCGCGAGCGCGGGATCCCGCTTGCCGACATCGTCGTCCTGAGCGCGCGTGGACACGGGCGCTCGCTACTGCTCAAGGCGGCGAAGCTGGGGGCGTTCGGGCTGCGGAGGTTTCTGGGGCGATATACCGCCGACGGCGAGCCTGTGTGGTCAGAGGGCGAGCTCCTGATCGAGTCCGTGCATCGGTTCAAGGGGCAGAGCGCCATGGGCGTAGTGCTCACGGAGGTGGACGTCGAGCAACTGGACCAGGCGGCGCGTAGGCGCTTGTTCGTGGGCATGACGAGAGCGCAGCTGGCGCTCGAGGTTGTGGTGTCGCGGGCGGCGGAGGCGGCGCTGGGTGAGGCGCTGGCCTGA
- a CDS encoding radical SAM protein — MNSSVERAAGGAAAQPVALTIRNHDRDLAGLTYVYPVLSRRAGGVSVGINLNPNNACNWHCAYCQVPGLVRGKAPEIDLARLEDELRGFLGDLIHGDWMARFVPEGLRVIRDIAFSGNGEPTSASVFPEAVALVARLRDEFGLSSAAVPLRLITNGSLLVQARVQDGVRLLGEAGGEVWFKVDGGTAETIERINGVRLEPGAVARNLARCAQLCPTWVQTCMFRWDGEAPSVAELDAYLGLLEAAGIGALQGVLLYGIARQSMQPEAVRLTPLTADELEAIAARMRKKGLTVRVSP, encoded by the coding sequence ATGAATTCTTCTGTTGAACGCGCTGCCGGCGGGGCCGCGGCGCAGCCCGTGGCGCTGACCATCCGCAACCACGACCGCGACCTCGCCGGGCTGACCTACGTCTATCCGGTGCTGTCCCGGCGTGCAGGCGGCGTGTCGGTGGGGATCAACCTCAATCCCAACAACGCCTGCAACTGGCACTGCGCGTACTGCCAGGTACCCGGTCTCGTGCGTGGCAAGGCGCCGGAGATCGATCTCGCGCGACTCGAGGACGAGCTGCGCGGCTTTCTCGGCGACCTCATCCACGGCGACTGGATGGCGCGCTTCGTGCCCGAAGGCCTGCGCGTGATCCGCGACATCGCGTTCTCGGGCAATGGCGAGCCGACCAGCGCGAGCGTGTTCCCCGAGGCGGTGGCGCTGGTCGCGCGCCTGCGCGACGAGTTCGGCCTGTCGTCGGCCGCCGTGCCGCTGCGCCTGATCACCAACGGCAGCCTGCTGGTGCAGGCGCGCGTGCAGGACGGGGTGCGACTGCTGGGCGAGGCGGGCGGCGAGGTGTGGTTCAAGGTCGATGGCGGAACCGCCGAGACCATCGAGCGCATCAACGGCGTGCGCCTGGAGCCTGGTGCGGTCGCGCGCAACCTGGCGCGTTGCGCGCAGCTGTGCCCGACCTGGGTGCAGACCTGCATGTTCCGCTGGGATGGCGAGGCGCCGTCGGTAGCCGAACTCGACGCCTATCTCGGGCTGCTGGAGGCGGCCGGTATCGGCGCGCTGCAGGGCGTGCTGCTGTACGGCATCGCCCGCCAGTCGATGCAGCCCGAGGCGGTCCGGCTGACGCCGCTCACCGCGGACGAGCTCGAGGCGATCGCCGCGCGCATGCGAAAAAAAGGGCTGACGGTACGCGTCAGCCCCTGA
- a CDS encoding aspartate kinase, with amino-acid sequence MALIVQKYGGTSVGSPDRIKNVARKVAKFRAAGHQVVVVVSAMSGETNRLIALTKEVATNPSPRELDVVVSTGEQVTIGLLCMALEDIGVPAKSYTGGQVRILTDSLHTKARILNIDEAPMRKDLDEGKVVVVAGFQGVDEHGNITTLGRGGSDTTGVALAAALKADECQIYTDVDGVYTTDPRIVPEARKLDTITFEEMLEMASLGSKVLQIRSVEFAGKYKVKLRVLSSFEDREGEGTLITVEEDKNMEQPVISGIAFSRDEAKLTVTGVPDKPGIAYQILGPIADANIDVDMIIQNVGHDGTTDFSFTVARGDLAKALKVLEGVRTHIGARAVESDNTMCKVSIVGVGMRSHPGVASQMFRTLAEEGINIQMISTSEIKISVAIEDKYLELAVRALHKAFGLDAAAA; translated from the coding sequence ATGGCACTGATAGTTCAGAAGTACGGCGGCACCTCGGTGGGCAGCCCCGATCGCATCAAGAACGTCGCGCGCAAGGTCGCGAAGTTCCGCGCGGCGGGCCATCAGGTGGTGGTCGTGGTGTCGGCGATGAGCGGCGAGACCAACCGTCTGATCGCGCTGACGAAGGAGGTGGCGACCAATCCCAGCCCGCGCGAACTCGACGTCGTCGTGTCGACCGGCGAGCAGGTCACCATCGGCCTGCTGTGCATGGCACTCGAGGACATCGGCGTGCCGGCCAAGAGCTACACCGGTGGCCAGGTCAGGATCCTGACCGACTCCCTGCACACCAAGGCGCGCATCCTCAACATCGACGAAGCGCCGATGCGCAAGGATCTCGACGAAGGCAAGGTCGTCGTCGTCGCCGGCTTCCAGGGGGTGGATGAGCACGGCAACATCACCACGCTCGGCCGTGGCGGTTCCGACACCACCGGCGTCGCGCTGGCCGCGGCGCTGAAGGCCGACGAGTGCCAGATCTACACCGACGTCGACGGTGTCTACACCACCGACCCGCGTATCGTCCCCGAAGCCCGTAAGCTCGACACCATCACCTTCGAAGAGATGCTGGAAATGGCCAGCCTCGGTTCGAAGGTCCTGCAGATCCGCTCGGTCGAATTCGCCGGCAAGTACAAGGTCAAGCTGCGCGTCCTCTCCAGTTTCGAAGATCGCGAAGGCGAGGGCACGCTCATCACCGTTGAGGAAGACAAGAACATGGAACAACCCGTCATCTCCGGCATCGCCTTCTCGCGCGACGAAGCCAAGCTCACCGTCACCGGCGTGCCCGACAAGCCGGGCATCGCCTACCAGATCCTGGGGCCGATCGCCGACGCCAACATCGACGTCGACATGATCATCCAGAACGTCGGCCACGACGGCACCACCGACTTCTCCTTCACCGTGGCCCGTGGCGACCTCGCCAAGGCGCTGAAGGTGCTCGAAGGCGTGCGCACCCACATAGGCGCGCGCGCGGTCGAGAGCGACAACACCATGTGCAAGGTCTCCATCGTCGGCGTCGGCATGCGTTCGCACCCGGGCGTGGCCTCGCAGATGTTCCGCACCCTGGCCGAGGAAGGCATCAACATCCAGATGATCTCGACCTCGGAAATCAAGATCTCGGTGGCCATCGAGGACAAGTACCTCGAGCTCGCCGTGCGCGCGCTGCACAAGGCTTTCGGCCTCGACGCCGCGGCTGCATAA
- a CDS encoding DEAD/DEAH box helicase codes for MAKDYLFVKPLFSREGMRFAPSSTPVQAWLEQPEASTEDPALAALLSQLRDDGFARIEGDAVVLDWDAAYRLIADPDYRHADILLGLPPLVDLRPKLVSKGSLADRSFMISLSGWCNPKGTPLSTQPQLTGPVVSSGGIDGLLPPESWAVLVELARFHARPIAERTHESNQQHWSQLRHVAVAAGAELSDFLKKTIVLTPEHLAIQLNRVTVGDSPVIEVSPTFEDAPPRWLEIFDRLGSVPDHYDIPDGSSLTQVLITPEVRSVLTEVKRMPGRRVAGERAEAFVRNPFAILGPHASRVIDPEAFESEREKAGIRIETFQPFIIRNEAGQIVAVDLKIDRDAAENAESAVERLDTPKMLDDFVSRLRERLKREAQCLRWRGHELELLGDAALHLEAMQKALDEWLAPEKIEAADVLDASRYSDRIEGFGDEEQYASPFIARKNEDEGWFPENLEIAIVWPTSAADGENAGRTPQTMTPERIADFERAIANARQKLSPTVKVPETGYEMPIRKAEALLGAIVSETEKIRRAPRGKPFVTAPGEKTKRIHLKLKSNINQVDYEEKRKDRLRLPDGTSALLPSSLRPEVSLRDHQLAGVAWLQNLWGHSPTQCRGALLADDMGLGKTIQLLTFIARCLEDQPDLEPVLVVAPVALLENWREEIDKFFRPGSMPATLLYGETLAQLRVPQAAIDEQLRQNGLTRLLRRDWRANARIVLTTYETLRDLEFSLAAERWSIMVCDEAQKIKNPNAMVTRAAKKQNVRFKIACTGTPVENTLTDLWCLFDFIQPGFLGSLSEFGHLYRRPIEAETDDDKERIEELRAKISLQLLRRTKAEVAKDLPAKLERCHKLGISEMQLRHYGRVMAELKKAEGGRKHLEMIQVLRRVISDPFAFDVAEAERAPVEQILDHNPKMRWLIDVLREIRGKQEKVIVFCEFRDLQRMIQRCIGRLLDVHADIVNGDTSASASDANSRQKRIRRFQEVPGFGVIVLSPLAVGFGVNIQAANHVIHFSRTWNPAKEDQATDRAYRIGQTRDVHVHYPIVSASNFKTFDEKLHELLTWKRSLSDDMLNGTGELRAADFGDIHELMTERMAAQAS; via the coding sequence ATGGCCAAGGATTACTTATTCGTCAAGCCCCTGTTCTCACGCGAGGGCATGAGGTTTGCGCCCAGCAGCACGCCCGTCCAAGCATGGCTCGAGCAGCCCGAAGCGAGCACCGAGGATCCGGCACTTGCTGCCCTCCTTTCCCAACTTCGTGACGACGGCTTTGCCCGCATCGAGGGCGACGCGGTGGTTCTGGACTGGGATGCGGCCTACCGGCTTATTGCCGATCCGGATTATCGCCACGCCGACATCCTTCTTGGACTCCCTCCCCTTGTCGATCTAAGGCCCAAGCTAGTGAGCAAAGGGAGCCTTGCCGACCGAAGCTTCATGATTTCCCTGTCCGGTTGGTGCAATCCGAAGGGCACCCCCCTCAGCACACAACCCCAACTCACCGGCCCTGTCGTCAGCAGTGGCGGCATCGATGGACTGCTGCCACCGGAATCCTGGGCTGTCCTCGTGGAGTTGGCCCGATTTCATGCCCGCCCAATCGCGGAACGCACCCATGAGAGCAACCAGCAACATTGGTCGCAGCTACGCCACGTTGCCGTCGCAGCGGGCGCCGAGCTCTCGGACTTCTTGAAGAAAACCATTGTCCTCACGCCAGAGCACCTGGCAATACAGCTGAACCGCGTCACGGTTGGTGATTCGCCCGTGATCGAAGTCAGTCCGACGTTCGAGGATGCGCCACCCCGTTGGCTCGAAATCTTCGATCGTTTGGGTAGCGTGCCCGATCACTACGACATCCCGGACGGGTCCAGCCTCACGCAAGTGCTCATCACACCGGAGGTGCGGTCCGTCCTCACCGAGGTCAAGCGGATGCCGGGTCGGCGAGTTGCGGGTGAACGCGCAGAGGCGTTTGTTCGGAATCCGTTCGCGATACTCGGTCCTCATGCTTCACGGGTGATCGACCCCGAGGCGTTCGAGAGCGAACGTGAGAAGGCGGGGATCCGCATTGAGACCTTCCAGCCCTTCATCATCCGGAATGAGGCCGGTCAAATCGTCGCCGTCGACTTGAAGATTGACCGCGACGCTGCCGAGAACGCCGAAAGCGCTGTCGAGCGACTCGATACGCCCAAGATGCTTGATGACTTCGTCAGCCGTCTGCGCGAGCGGCTCAAGCGCGAAGCGCAATGTCTGCGCTGGCGGGGGCATGAGCTCGAGCTGCTTGGCGATGCTGCCCTGCATCTGGAGGCAATGCAGAAGGCGCTCGACGAATGGCTCGCACCGGAAAAGATCGAAGCCGCCGACGTACTCGACGCCAGCCGGTACTCCGATCGGATCGAGGGGTTTGGCGACGAGGAGCAATACGCGTCACCCTTCATCGCTCGTAAGAACGAAGACGAAGGATGGTTCCCCGAGAACCTAGAGATCGCCATCGTCTGGCCCACGTCAGCGGCTGACGGAGAAAACGCGGGGCGGACGCCGCAAACCATGACGCCCGAGCGCATCGCCGATTTCGAACGCGCAATCGCGAACGCACGGCAGAAGCTGTCGCCGACGGTCAAGGTTCCGGAAACCGGTTATGAAATGCCCATCCGGAAGGCAGAGGCCTTGCTCGGCGCGATCGTCAGCGAGACAGAAAAGATTCGGCGAGCCCCACGAGGGAAGCCCTTTGTCACGGCGCCAGGCGAAAAGACCAAGAGGATTCACCTCAAGCTCAAATCGAACATCAATCAAGTCGATTACGAGGAAAAGCGCAAGGACCGCTTGCGTCTCCCGGATGGGACTTCAGCCTTGTTGCCGAGCAGCCTACGTCCGGAGGTTTCGCTTCGCGACCACCAACTTGCGGGGGTCGCATGGCTTCAGAATCTCTGGGGGCACTCTCCCACGCAATGCAGAGGGGCACTCCTTGCCGACGACATGGGCTTGGGCAAGACGATCCAGCTTCTGACCTTCATCGCCCGTTGTCTGGAGGACCAGCCCGACCTTGAGCCTGTGCTGGTGGTCGCCCCGGTTGCACTCCTGGAGAACTGGCGCGAAGAGATCGACAAGTTCTTCCGACCCGGGTCCATGCCAGCCACGCTCCTATACGGCGAAACACTCGCTCAGTTGCGCGTGCCACAGGCGGCCATCGACGAGCAGTTGCGACAGAACGGCCTGACACGTTTGCTGCGAAGGGATTGGAGGGCCAACGCCCGCATCGTCCTGACGACGTACGAGACGCTTCGCGACCTCGAGTTTTCGCTCGCAGCCGAGCGATGGTCGATCATGGTTTGCGACGAAGCCCAGAAGATCAAGAATCCGAACGCCATGGTGACCCGGGCGGCGAAGAAGCAGAACGTGCGGTTCAAGATCGCATGCACCGGCACGCCGGTTGAAAACACGCTCACTGACCTTTGGTGCCTATTCGACTTCATCCAGCCAGGATTCCTTGGTTCGCTGTCCGAGTTCGGCCACTTGTATCGCAGACCGATCGAAGCCGAGACGGATGACGACAAGGAACGGATCGAGGAGCTTCGCGCGAAGATCTCCCTGCAGTTGCTACGGCGAACCAAGGCCGAGGTTGCGAAGGACCTGCCGGCGAAGCTCGAGCGGTGTCACAAGCTCGGCATTTCCGAGATGCAACTGCGCCATTACGGTCGCGTGATGGCCGAGCTCAAGAAGGCCGAAGGTGGCCGCAAGCACCTCGAGATGATCCAGGTTCTTCGCCGCGTGATTTCCGATCCCTTCGCCTTCGACGTCGCAGAGGCCGAGCGCGCGCCGGTCGAGCAAATCCTCGATCACAACCCGAAGATGCGCTGGCTGATCGATGTGCTTCGCGAAATCCGTGGCAAGCAGGAGAAGGTCATCGTTTTCTGCGAGTTCCGTGACCTTCAGCGGATGATCCAACGCTGCATCGGCAGACTTTTGGACGTGCACGCGGACATCGTGAACGGCGACACGTCAGCGTCAGCGAGCGATGCGAACAGCCGTCAGAAGCGGATCCGCCGCTTCCAGGAAGTACCCGGATTCGGCGTCATCGTCCTCTCCCCACTTGCCGTCGGGTTCGGCGTCAATATCCAGGCCGCCAACCACGTCATCCACTTCAGCCGCACCTGGAACCCCGCCAAGGAAGACCAGGCGACGGACCGCGCTTACCGAATCGGGCAGACACGAGATGTGCATGTGCATTACCCGATCGTGAGCGCATCGAACTTCAAGACATTCGATGAAAAGCTGCACGAGCTGCTGACGTGGAAGCGCTCCCTGTCCGATGACATGTTGAACGGAACTGGAGAACTGCGTGCCGCAGACTTCGGGGATATCCATGAGCTGATGACAGAGCGCATGGCGGCTCAGGCGAGTTAG